A single region of the Actinoplanes sp. SE50/110 genome encodes:
- the rsmI gene encoding 16S rRNA (cytidine(1402)-2'-O)-methyltransferase has product MSHDEAGPGRVVLTGAPLGNIGDASARLREVLATADVIAAEDTRRLARLAKDLGVSVPGRIVSYFEGNDERRTPELIEALAGGATVAVITDGGMPSVSDPGFRLVRAALDAGYPVTAAPGPSAVTTALALSGLPSDRFVFEGFLPRTGANRRSRLRELAAEPRTLVLFEAPHRIAGALADLAATFGADRPGAVCRELTKTYEEIRRGTLAELAAWAEAGDPRGEITLVIGGAPAGPAARPADDELRAAVAGREAAGDSRRDAIQAVADEYGLKKRDVYTVVHAPVRPAQ; this is encoded by the coding sequence GTGTCTCATGACGAAGCAGGACCGGGCCGGGTGGTGCTGACCGGCGCCCCGCTGGGCAACATCGGCGACGCGTCGGCCCGGCTGCGCGAGGTGCTGGCCACCGCCGACGTGATCGCGGCCGAGGACACCCGGCGGCTGGCCCGGCTGGCCAAGGACCTCGGGGTGAGCGTCCCCGGGCGGATCGTCTCCTATTTCGAGGGCAACGACGAGCGGCGCACCCCGGAGCTCATCGAGGCGCTGGCCGGCGGCGCGACCGTCGCGGTGATCACCGACGGGGGCATGCCGAGCGTCTCGGACCCCGGGTTCCGGCTGGTCCGGGCCGCGCTGGACGCCGGCTACCCGGTGACCGCGGCGCCCGGCCCGAGCGCGGTGACCACCGCCCTGGCCCTCTCCGGCCTGCCCAGCGACCGGTTCGTCTTCGAGGGCTTCCTGCCGCGCACCGGTGCCAACCGCCGTTCCCGGCTGCGCGAGCTCGCCGCCGAGCCGCGCACCCTGGTGCTGTTCGAGGCGCCGCACCGGATCGCCGGGGCGCTCGCCGACCTGGCCGCCACCTTCGGTGCGGACCGTCCGGGCGCGGTCTGCCGGGAGCTGACCAAGACGTACGAGGAGATCCGCCGCGGCACCCTGGCCGAGCTGGCCGCCTGGGCCGAGGCCGGCGACCCGCGCGGCGAGATCACCCTGGTGATCGGTGGCGCGCCGGCCGGCCCGGCGGCCCGGCCCGCCGACGACGAGCTGCGCGCGGCGGTCGCCGGGCGCGAGGCCGCCGGCGACTCACGGCGCGACGCGATCCAGGCGGTCGCCGACGAGTACGGGCTGAAGAAGCGGGACGTCTACACCGTCGTGCACGCCCCGGTCCGGCCGGCTCAGTAG